The following are from one region of the Alicyclobacillus fastidiosus genome:
- a CDS encoding glycosyltransferase family 39 protein translates to MNAEPKNRREWQTSIALVAIALVFHLYFILRSWKTPVQLFGDAVHYDHAAVYLLLEHVYSYWSYGPAAQVTPGYPLFLAFAYALTHLTSHNHQVEMHVAQTLQHLLAVGTVFVLYRIMRYVLPRWASVTGTLLWMIYPTVNWAADQLLTETLYIATLLTFTWTFLIALRRSTFWYYVLAGLMLGLTTLVRPTILPLIFAPLILLLSREHRTQIASLLVNWVGYVGVFVLVMLPWWIRNLVTMHQFILTDQDMGNPLLFGSDPNFQVDTNLASGLTSTQQEQLAIHRIVQGFSHEPFLYLKWYTIDKLGLLFGTPWFTSHLSANAGPLTTVTYYFAQFHLVWVILGAIGLVIGIWKPYLRWLTALTLFMIVVQLPFIPINRYVFPVMPYLFVGVMYFVVFAVSFVKNRRKPVIGA, encoded by the coding sequence TTGAACGCAGAACCAAAGAATCGGCGCGAGTGGCAGACAAGTATCGCCCTCGTCGCCATCGCACTCGTGTTTCACCTGTACTTCATTTTGCGTTCGTGGAAGACGCCCGTTCAGTTGTTCGGGGATGCCGTCCATTACGATCACGCTGCTGTCTACCTACTTCTCGAACACGTGTACTCCTATTGGAGCTACGGTCCCGCAGCACAGGTCACGCCGGGGTACCCGCTCTTTTTGGCGTTCGCCTACGCACTCACCCACCTGACGTCACACAACCATCAGGTCGAGATGCATGTGGCTCAAACGCTGCAGCATTTGCTGGCCGTCGGCACCGTGTTTGTCCTCTACCGCATCATGCGCTACGTGCTACCTCGTTGGGCTAGCGTCACAGGTACCTTGTTGTGGATGATCTATCCGACCGTCAACTGGGCTGCTGACCAATTGCTCACGGAGACGCTCTACATCGCGACACTGCTGACCTTTACGTGGACGTTCCTCATCGCATTGCGACGCTCGACCTTCTGGTACTACGTCCTCGCGGGCCTGATGCTGGGCCTGACGACGCTCGTGCGGCCGACGATTCTCCCACTCATTTTCGCGCCGCTCATCTTACTCCTCAGTCGCGAGCATCGAACGCAAATCGCCTCGCTGCTGGTGAACTGGGTTGGATATGTCGGCGTGTTCGTGCTCGTCATGCTGCCGTGGTGGATTCGAAATCTGGTCACCATGCATCAATTTATCCTGACTGACCAAGATATGGGTAATCCGCTTCTGTTTGGGTCCGACCCGAACTTTCAAGTGGATACGAATTTGGCAAGTGGCCTCACGTCGACTCAACAGGAACAGCTCGCCATCCATCGGATCGTACAAGGGTTCTCCCACGAGCCGTTCCTCTATTTGAAGTGGTACACCATCGACAAACTCGGCTTGTTGTTCGGCACGCCGTGGTTTACGTCGCATCTTAGCGCCAATGCCGGGCCGCTCACGACCGTGACCTATTACTTTGCGCAATTTCACTTGGTCTGGGTCATTCTCGGAGCGATCGGTCTCGTCATCGGCATCTGGAAGCCATATTTGCGCTGGCTGACCGCCCTGACGCTCTTTATGATCGTCGTCCAGTTGCCGTTTATTCCGATCAATCGGTACGTATTCCCGGTCATGCCTTACCTATTTGTCGGCGTGATGTACTTCGTGGTCTTTGCGGTGTCATTCGTCAAGAATCGACGAAAACCTGTTATCGGTGCCTAA
- a CDS encoding LLM class flavin-dependent oxidoreductase, which translates to MRYGFWLPIFGGWLRNVDDEGMPATFDYAKAVAVRAEELGFDTTLIAELNLNDIKGAQADTLEAWTTAAALAAVTERLEIMTAVRPGFHNPAVTAKMAANIDQLSNGRFTLNVVSAWWAEEARQYGGVFTEHDDRYDRTREFVEIMKGLWTETSFSYHGKYYDISDAKLNPKPIQRPNPVLYAGGESEKGKDLITSTCDAYVMHGGTVEEIRVKIEDMAHRRQQKHLPPLRSFGMAAYVICRDTEAEAQAELSRITDVKQGAAYDSYTDFVSKSELEQQLRLYDYSVSNRGLRPNLVGTPEQIARQILAYEEVGLDLLLLQCSPQLEEMERFAAQVMPLVEALRSRVSQATPMP; encoded by the coding sequence ATGAGATATGGATTTTGGCTGCCCATTTTTGGGGGCTGGTTGCGAAATGTGGACGACGAAGGGATGCCTGCGACGTTTGACTACGCCAAGGCAGTTGCTGTTCGGGCAGAGGAACTCGGTTTTGACACGACGCTCATCGCCGAACTCAACTTAAACGACATCAAAGGCGCACAAGCCGATACGTTGGAAGCTTGGACGACTGCGGCGGCGCTGGCCGCTGTCACCGAGCGACTCGAGATCATGACGGCTGTGCGGCCGGGATTTCACAATCCGGCAGTCACCGCAAAAATGGCGGCCAATATAGACCAACTGAGCAACGGGCGCTTTACCCTCAACGTAGTGTCCGCTTGGTGGGCCGAAGAAGCTCGTCAGTATGGCGGTGTTTTTACGGAACATGACGACAGGTACGATCGCACCCGCGAGTTCGTCGAAATTATGAAAGGGTTGTGGACGGAGACCAGCTTTTCCTACCACGGAAAATACTATGATATCTCGGATGCCAAACTGAATCCTAAGCCGATCCAACGACCAAACCCTGTCCTCTATGCTGGCGGCGAAAGTGAAAAGGGGAAGGACCTCATCACATCCACGTGCGACGCCTATGTTATGCACGGGGGAACTGTGGAGGAAATTCGGGTGAAAATCGAGGATATGGCACATCGGCGCCAGCAGAAGCACCTGCCACCGCTTCGTTCGTTTGGCATGGCGGCTTATGTGATCTGCCGCGATACAGAAGCTGAGGCTCAGGCCGAATTGTCCCGCATCACGGATGTTAAGCAAGGCGCTGCGTACGACAGCTACACAGATTTCGTGTCGAAGTCGGAGTTGGAACAACAACTGCGACTGTACGACTACTCGGTCTCCAATCGCGGTTTACGGCCTAATTTGGTCGGTACGCCCGAGCAAATTGCACGTCAAATCCTCGCGTACGAAGAGGTTGGGCTGGACTTGCTGTTGCTTCAATGTTCTCCACAACTGGAAGAGATGGAGCGCTTTGCAGCCCAGGTGATGCCACTTGTCGAGGCGTTGCGAAGCCGCGTGAGTCAGGCGACGCCAATGCCATAA
- the dapF gene encoding diaminopimelate epimerase: protein MKFTKMQALGNNYIYVSLYETTLPEVSLPELSRLVSDVRRGIGSDGLITIEESRQADVRMRIFNADGSEAESCGNGLRCVAKYVYEHRLVNTSVFSIETKAGVVEAQVHVRPDGSVKQVTIDMGEPRFGAGSIRYAGNSVIGDEDVVLEVGTDQLQGTIVNVGNPHFVTMVDRVDDNYVQAVGPLVESHKDFPERINAEFVSVVNRNEIDFRVYERGSGITFACGTGACASVAALVRKNLVDERVTVHLLGGDLEIEIRDDGHVLMTGEAVTVAEGTFAWPSAEPVFTAL from the coding sequence TTGAAGTTCACGAAGATGCAGGCGCTGGGGAACAACTACATCTATGTTTCTTTGTATGAGACGACATTGCCCGAAGTTTCGCTTCCGGAGCTTTCTAGACTGGTGAGCGACGTTCGCCGGGGGATTGGCTCCGACGGTCTGATTACCATCGAGGAGAGCAGGCAAGCGGATGTCCGCATGCGGATCTTTAACGCCGATGGCTCTGAGGCGGAGTCGTGCGGAAACGGCCTTCGCTGCGTCGCCAAGTACGTCTACGAGCATCGACTCGTAAATACCTCTGTGTTTTCTATCGAAACCAAGGCTGGCGTCGTTGAGGCGCAGGTCCACGTCAGACCGGATGGAAGTGTGAAGCAGGTCACGATCGACATGGGCGAGCCACGATTTGGCGCGGGCAGCATTCGGTATGCGGGAAATAGCGTGATCGGGGATGAAGACGTCGTGCTGGAAGTCGGCACAGACCAACTTCAGGGCACCATTGTCAACGTTGGCAATCCCCATTTTGTGACCATGGTTGATCGAGTAGACGACAATTACGTACAAGCTGTCGGCCCACTGGTTGAATCGCACAAAGACTTTCCTGAGCGAATTAATGCAGAATTCGTGTCGGTTGTGAACCGGAACGAAATCGATTTTCGCGTCTATGAGCGGGGGTCGGGCATCACGTTCGCGTGCGGGACCGGGGCTTGTGCGAGCGTGGCGGCACTGGTACGCAAGAACCTCGTAGACGAGCGCGTTACTGTGCATCTACTTGGTGGGGATTTGGAGATCGAAATCCGCGATGACGGGCATGTGCTCATGACGGGTGAAGCTGTCACTGTCGCCGAGGGCACCTTTGCTTGGCCGTCCGCGGAACCAGTCTTTACAGCGTTGTGA
- a CDS encoding SGNH/GDSL hydrolase family protein — MRRHHTTLAITCLCAISLGGVTFAQNLNSVTSHRTSNSVTQEAVTTSTAPIGLPAATVPMAGGSRAGVLIVGASVARGWKDDRTDGGGYLDRAFRAISDVSETDFHVINKAVPGSTLKSVRETYPQWLNTYHPDLVILAWGGLNDLAKKTPLADIRREVHWEIATALAHRANVILVTSPISRASYTTYRTGQPRLFQAEIDAAKSFRSPNVHVFDVFTQMKMYLQVHRQTYVPYMGDAWHPNALGHELAAQLFLKDWTTSFGPQRLAFQDPQSSDSTSRT; from the coding sequence ATGAGACGACATCATACTACACTCGCCATCACCTGTCTTTGCGCCATCTCCCTCGGTGGTGTCACGTTTGCGCAAAACCTAAACTCGGTCACAAGCCACAGAACATCGAACAGCGTCACGCAGGAGGCGGTCACGACGTCAACTGCACCGATTGGCTTACCAGCCGCCACTGTCCCAATGGCTGGCGGATCGAGGGCAGGCGTTTTGATTGTCGGAGCCTCTGTCGCACGGGGTTGGAAGGACGACCGCACCGACGGGGGCGGCTACCTCGATCGGGCGTTTCGGGCGATCTCGGACGTGAGTGAGACCGACTTCCACGTGATCAACAAAGCGGTCCCAGGAAGTACGCTAAAGAGCGTACGAGAAACGTATCCGCAGTGGCTGAACACGTACCACCCCGACTTGGTCATCCTAGCTTGGGGCGGGCTCAACGACCTGGCGAAAAAGACGCCGCTTGCTGACATCCGACGCGAAGTACACTGGGAAATCGCCACCGCCCTTGCTCATCGAGCCAATGTCATTCTCGTCACATCACCCATTTCGCGCGCGTCCTACACAACGTACCGTACAGGACAGCCCCGTCTGTTCCAGGCTGAAATCGACGCCGCCAAGAGCTTCCGCAGTCCCAATGTGCACGTCTTCGACGTGTTCACACAGATGAAAATGTATTTACAAGTACATCGGCAGACGTACGTGCCCTATATGGGCGACGCCTGGCACCCGAATGCCCTGGGGCACGAGCTAGCCGCTCAGTTGTTCCTAAAGGACTGGACAACTTCGTTTGGACCACAGCGACTGGCTTTTCAGGATCCACAATCGAGCGACAGCACTTCCAGGACATAA
- a CDS encoding FixH family protein, giving the protein MQSGRIRLWKLWTGLLMVLLVLLISPATASAHAYVVTSNPTINESLQSPPKTVEIQFDENVHLVPDGLTVTDEDGHRVDLGNGRTLPSNGREIVCTLPQNLGKGVYTIHWQVISADGHTVEGTIPFGVQVDVKALHLGATEAGYVPGVPMVLDRTVFYISMMLVIGLTIFFEFLWPKKGPSPMRGGRRWIFFSAWIALCLSTAFSLPIQAALSWGVHGTQAFAGKYLLRTLNLTLFGYTWIIQLLLELIFPPIIAVLLSETARRRWFWVALPVFGVPIAKAYVGHAVVHGALSLSIVADVIHLYAASIWLGGIVGTVLLFTAHLREHEPDADAVKGVVRQFSMLAGISVFVLGLTGFYAAIVNIPTWYSLWYTTYGEVLLCKLALFFCMVGLAAYHWVRRVHLSMYSLRRMVVLELIAGILILGLTSVLTNVQTAEVAPGPVNASQTAAGYAVHLQITPNKAGDNEFLVTLRDGGGHPYTAQQVTLSFSSSVVAAGSDTVRLVDHGNGTYTTDGLYLTGGGRWNVDVHVLTANYEDVDAHFKVSVGQ; this is encoded by the coding sequence GTGCAATCTGGTAGGATTCGCTTATGGAAGCTCTGGACAGGCCTCCTGATGGTTCTCTTAGTACTATTGATCTCACCGGCAACGGCATCCGCCCATGCGTATGTCGTCACGTCGAATCCGACGATCAACGAGAGCTTGCAGTCTCCGCCTAAAACGGTTGAGATTCAGTTTGACGAAAACGTGCACTTGGTGCCAGATGGCCTCACCGTCACCGATGAGGATGGGCATCGCGTAGATTTGGGAAACGGGCGGACGCTTCCGTCCAATGGCCGGGAAATCGTCTGTACGCTCCCGCAAAACTTAGGCAAGGGCGTGTACACGATCCACTGGCAGGTCATTTCCGCCGACGGCCACACCGTGGAGGGGACGATTCCCTTTGGGGTTCAAGTAGATGTAAAGGCGTTGCACTTAGGTGCCACCGAGGCGGGATATGTCCCGGGGGTTCCGATGGTGCTCGACCGCACCGTCTTCTATATCAGCATGATGCTCGTGATTGGCCTCACGATTTTCTTTGAATTTCTGTGGCCGAAAAAGGGGCCATCGCCGATGCGTGGGGGCAGGCGGTGGATCTTCTTCTCTGCTTGGATCGCGCTGTGTCTGAGTACGGCTTTTAGTCTCCCGATTCAGGCAGCGCTGTCCTGGGGCGTACACGGCACTCAGGCGTTTGCCGGAAAATACCTCCTGCGAACGCTCAATCTCACGCTGTTTGGTTACACCTGGATCATTCAACTGTTGCTGGAACTCATCTTCCCGCCGATCATCGCCGTCCTGTTGAGCGAAACTGCCCGGCGACGGTGGTTCTGGGTGGCGCTTCCGGTTTTTGGCGTCCCTATTGCGAAGGCCTATGTCGGTCACGCCGTGGTGCATGGTGCGCTGAGTCTGTCCATCGTCGCGGACGTTATCCACCTCTATGCAGCTTCGATCTGGCTTGGCGGGATCGTCGGTACGGTGTTGCTGTTTACCGCTCACCTGCGCGAGCATGAGCCCGACGCGGACGCGGTCAAAGGTGTCGTCCGCCAGTTTTCGATGCTCGCTGGTATTTCCGTCTTCGTCCTTGGCTTGACAGGGTTTTATGCCGCCATTGTCAACATCCCGACGTGGTACTCCTTGTGGTACACCACGTATGGCGAAGTGCTTCTATGTAAACTCGCGCTCTTCTTTTGTATGGTCGGATTGGCGGCATATCATTGGGTGCGCAGGGTTCATTTGTCGATGTATTCGCTCCGGCGCATGGTCGTTCTTGAACTCATCGCAGGCATTTTGATTTTAGGCCTCACTTCTGTACTGACCAACGTTCAGACAGCCGAGGTGGCCCCAGGGCCGGTCAACGCGTCACAAACTGCCGCGGGCTACGCGGTTCACCTGCAAATTACGCCGAACAAGGCGGGCGACAACGAGTTTCTCGTGACTTTACGAGATGGAGGCGGCCATCCGTACACGGCGCAACAGGTGACGCTTTCGTTTTCGTCGTCTGTGGTGGCGGCGGGATCGGATACTGTTCGCCTGGTCGATCACGGCAACGGGACGTATACCACCGATGGCCTCTATCTAACGGGTGGCGGACGATGGAACGTGGACGTCCATGTGCTTACGGCCAACTATGAGGACGTGGACGCGCATTTCAAAGTGTCCGTAGGGCAGTAG
- a CDS encoding alpha-L-glutamate ligase, translating into MTKIYVLHENAEWTVHLTRRLEELDVPYDEWHLAEGHLDLDGTPPEGIFYSRMSASSHTRDHRYAAEYTSAVLAWLERHGRVVVNGSRALQLEVSKALQYLSLQTAGIRTPKTVVAVGKAQILEAANGFRGNSFITKHNRAGKGLGVQLFHDVDALAAYVNGPDFEEPVDGITLVQEYIQSPESYITRCEFIGGKFLYAVRVDTSEGFELCPADACQIGDLFCPVGEQVDNKPKFQIIDGFADPIIEQYERFLQQNEIRVAGIEFIRDAHGGIYTYDINTNTNYNSDAEAAAGIFGMKVLAEYLLTQLNVYASV; encoded by the coding sequence ATGACTAAAATCTATGTTTTACACGAAAATGCGGAGTGGACTGTCCACTTAACTCGGCGCCTAGAGGAACTAGATGTGCCTTATGACGAGTGGCATTTGGCTGAGGGACACTTAGACCTCGACGGTACACCGCCTGAGGGTATCTTTTATAGTCGCATGAGCGCGTCTTCTCACACGCGTGATCACCGGTATGCCGCTGAGTACACGAGTGCTGTACTCGCCTGGCTGGAGCGCCACGGTCGCGTAGTGGTCAATGGAAGTCGTGCGCTACAACTGGAAGTGAGCAAGGCGCTGCAGTATCTGTCGTTGCAGACCGCGGGCATCCGCACACCGAAGACGGTTGTAGCGGTCGGCAAAGCGCAAATCCTGGAAGCGGCAAACGGGTTCCGCGGCAACTCGTTCATTACGAAGCACAATCGTGCTGGCAAGGGCTTAGGGGTTCAACTGTTTCACGACGTCGACGCCCTGGCTGCCTACGTGAACGGACCGGATTTTGAGGAACCTGTCGATGGCATCACGTTAGTGCAGGAGTATATTCAGTCACCGGAATCGTACATCACGCGATGTGAGTTTATCGGAGGGAAATTTCTCTACGCCGTGCGTGTCGATACGAGTGAAGGTTTTGAGCTGTGCCCAGCGGATGCGTGTCAAATAGGGGACTTGTTCTGCCCTGTTGGCGAACAGGTCGACAACAAGCCAAAGTTTCAAATCATCGATGGGTTTGCGGATCCGATTATCGAACAGTACGAGCGCTTTTTGCAACAGAACGAGATCCGGGTAGCTGGCATCGAGTTTATCCGCGATGCTCACGGCGGGATTTATACGTACGATATCAATACAAACACGAACTACAATTCGGATGCGGAAGCGGCTGCAGGGATATTCGGCATGAAGGTGTTGGCAGAATACCTCCTCACTCAGCTGAACGTGTATGCGTCCGTTTGA
- a CDS encoding ABC transporter substrate-binding protein, which produces MTASWKKGLGTVASIGMIGALLAGCGTNSTTGNSSTGGSASATSGKPVVGGSITLDMSQAVPDLDPAIAFDTTSAEVDYAVYEQLVTYDKGTYNIVGDLAKSWDVSSDGKTYTFHLQKGVKFSNGDPLKASDFVFELERLLDKNLQPKPSPGSQFFMDITGAQAYYNGQAKTISGVSTPDDYTLVIHLDKPEQFFLKILAMPFLSAVDPTYVKQVGNAAMDTTKAMGTGAFELQTNNQNQVVLVKNPNYWKKDSNGTQLPYLDKVTINVNNNGQLDAMHWEQGQTAFMSPWLQGGDGIPSSQYPTIMNSPKYKNLVMKQDMNAIYYYGLNTKPTIDGKANPLSNVNVRKAIEYGFDDSQIVKLNNGAVKGLNQPLPDSMEGYVKNLDPSAQYSYNVAKAKQLLAKAGYANGFTMDLWNENTDGAKKQDQAFQAMMKQIGITVNLHEVTWKDFLSKSMSGSAQAFGSGWNQDYPDASDFLNTMFNSDQIPENNMDNYSNPQVDQWLNQAEYSTDQQQRDQLYGKVINQVMSDAVWVPLYQNVGYYCVQPWVHGFYTSSVMYDPFATIWVDPGH; this is translated from the coding sequence ATGACAGCATCATGGAAGAAGGGTCTCGGGACCGTTGCTTCCATCGGTATGATTGGCGCTCTGTTGGCTGGTTGTGGTACGAACAGCACGACAGGGAACTCTTCGACCGGTGGCAGCGCATCCGCGACGTCCGGAAAACCAGTCGTAGGTGGCAGCATCACGCTCGACATGAGTCAAGCTGTTCCTGACTTGGATCCAGCGATCGCATTTGACACGACCTCTGCGGAAGTGGACTATGCGGTGTATGAACAGTTGGTGACGTACGACAAGGGTACATACAACATCGTTGGCGATCTCGCGAAGAGCTGGGACGTCTCGTCGGATGGTAAGACGTACACGTTCCATCTTCAAAAGGGTGTTAAGTTCTCCAATGGGGATCCGCTCAAAGCGAGCGACTTCGTTTTCGAATTAGAGCGCTTGCTCGACAAGAATTTGCAGCCTAAGCCGTCGCCGGGCAGCCAGTTCTTCATGGACATCACCGGGGCGCAGGCGTACTACAACGGACAAGCAAAAACCATCAGCGGCGTCAGCACGCCTGACGACTACACGTTGGTGATTCACCTAGATAAGCCAGAGCAGTTCTTCCTCAAGATCTTGGCTATGCCATTCCTGTCCGCTGTCGATCCGACGTACGTCAAGCAGGTCGGAAACGCTGCAATGGACACGACCAAGGCAATGGGTACGGGCGCTTTTGAGTTGCAGACGAACAACCAGAACCAAGTGGTTTTGGTGAAGAATCCGAACTACTGGAAGAAGGATTCCAACGGAACGCAACTGCCGTACTTGGACAAGGTTACCATCAACGTGAACAATAACGGCCAACTCGATGCTATGCATTGGGAACAAGGTCAAACTGCGTTCATGAGCCCGTGGCTCCAGGGTGGAGACGGAATTCCGAGCTCCCAGTACCCGACCATCATGAACTCGCCGAAGTACAAGAACCTAGTGATGAAGCAGGACATGAATGCGATTTATTACTATGGTTTGAACACGAAGCCGACCATCGACGGCAAGGCGAACCCGCTGAGCAACGTGAACGTTCGTAAGGCCATCGAGTACGGGTTTGACGATAGTCAAATCGTGAAGTTGAACAACGGTGCCGTGAAGGGCTTGAATCAGCCACTTCCGGATTCGATGGAAGGCTATGTGAAGAACCTCGATCCATCGGCACAATACAGCTACAATGTCGCCAAGGCAAAGCAACTGTTGGCGAAAGCTGGTTATGCGAATGGCTTTACCATGGACCTGTGGAATGAAAACACCGATGGCGCCAAGAAGCAGGACCAAGCTTTCCAAGCGATGATGAAGCAAATTGGCATCACCGTCAACTTGCATGAAGTGACCTGGAAAGACTTCTTATCCAAGTCGATGTCTGGCTCGGCGCAAGCGTTTGGCAGCGGTTGGAACCAAGACTATCCAGATGCATCTGACTTCTTGAACACGATGTTCAATTCGGATCAGATTCCGGAAAACAACATGGACAACTACTCGAACCCACAAGTGGATCAGTGGTTGAACCAAGCAGAGTATTCGACGGATCAACAACAGCGTGATCAACTGTATGGCAAGGTCATCAACCAAGTGATGTCCGACGCGGTTTGGGTACCGCTGTACCAAAACGTCGGTTACTATTGTGTACAGCCTTGGGTTCATGGCTTCTACACCAGTTCGGTCATGTATGACCCATTCGCAACGATTTGGGTTGACCCAGGCCACTAA
- a CDS encoding glycosyltransferase family 2 protein has product MRIAVLLPCYNEELTIGKVIADFQRELPEATIYVYDNNSKDNTAQIAREAGAVVRREVRQGKGNVVRSMFRDIDADVYIMADGDDTYPAEFVHNLMQPVVDDEADMVIGDRHSDGSYGSENKRPFHNFGNHFVKGLINRLFRSGLRDIMTGYRVFNRRFAKTMPVKSEGFEIETEMTLHALDKRFRIVEIPIAYRDRPPGSESKLNTFSDGIRVLKTVFWIFKDYKPLAFFSIIALILFVLGLLVGIPVITEFFASGRIAKMPSAILAVGLMVLATNSLTCGFILDTIVRNHRDEYELMQSDYHG; this is encoded by the coding sequence ATGCGGATTGCGGTATTACTTCCTTGTTACAACGAGGAACTCACGATTGGTAAAGTAATTGCAGATTTTCAACGGGAATTGCCCGAAGCGACAATTTACGTCTACGACAACAACTCGAAGGACAACACTGCCCAAATCGCTCGCGAGGCAGGCGCGGTCGTCCGTCGAGAAGTTCGTCAAGGCAAAGGGAACGTCGTGCGCTCAATGTTTCGCGACATCGACGCCGACGTCTACATCATGGCGGATGGCGACGATACGTATCCCGCCGAATTCGTCCACAACCTGATGCAGCCAGTCGTTGACGACGAGGCCGATATGGTCATTGGAGACAGGCACTCGGATGGGTCTTATGGAAGTGAGAACAAGCGACCGTTTCACAACTTCGGCAACCACTTTGTGAAAGGGCTCATCAACCGCCTGTTCCGCAGTGGACTGCGCGACATCATGACTGGTTACCGGGTGTTCAATCGCCGCTTTGCCAAGACGATGCCCGTCAAGAGTGAAGGGTTCGAAATTGAAACGGAAATGACGCTCCACGCGTTGGACAAGCGGTTTCGCATCGTGGAAATTCCCATTGCGTACCGTGACAGGCCCCCTGGCAGCGAGTCCAAACTGAATACGTTTAGCGACGGGATCCGGGTGTTGAAAACCGTCTTCTGGATCTTCAAAGACTACAAGCCGTTGGCGTTCTTCAGCATCATTGCACTGATCTTATTCGTCTTGGGCCTCTTGGTGGGTATTCCGGTCATCACCGAATTCTTTGCAAGTGGACGGATTGCGAAAATGCCTTCTGCCATTCTCGCAGTAGGACTGATGGTGCTCGCCACAAACTCGCTGACCTGTGGGTTCATCTTAGACACTATCGTGCGCAATCATCGCGACGAATACGAGCTGATGCAAAGTGACTATCATGGATAA
- a CDS encoding NUDIX domain-containing protein, translating into MRVYSDDGTLERPIRPAATLIVLRDYLGGMEVLLVRRSNSMRTFPGHLAFPGGGVEAADQACIGVCTMGRPRAAIRLDDDVFAVAALRETVEEIGWLGAPVWPEGLSVDAAVDQEIQSALLDGSQTFAEALGRRNLQLNLGDVRFVGRWLTPPEVKLPVRFDTRFFVTRGTGEYRSFCVHHGELDWAGWRSPGDVLEDIRAGLEQAALPTQTMLEALAEAPSVDWCLEYLDVPQIPLT; encoded by the coding sequence GTGCGCGTGTATTCGGACGACGGGACCTTGGAGCGCCCGATACGGCCCGCGGCGACGCTGATCGTGCTCCGGGACTACTTGGGCGGCATGGAAGTCCTATTAGTGCGACGGTCTAATTCCATGCGCACGTTTCCTGGACATCTTGCATTTCCTGGCGGCGGCGTCGAGGCCGCCGACCAGGCGTGCATCGGGGTGTGTACGATGGGGCGGCCGCGGGCTGCAATCCGGTTGGACGACGACGTATTCGCGGTTGCGGCACTCCGGGAAACGGTTGAAGAGATCGGCTGGCTCGGCGCTCCTGTGTGGCCCGAAGGACTGTCTGTGGACGCGGCGGTCGATCAGGAAATACAGTCTGCGCTCCTGGATGGAAGCCAGACCTTTGCCGAGGCCCTCGGGCGGCGAAATCTCCAACTCAATCTAGGGGATGTTCGCTTTGTTGGAAGGTGGTTGACACCACCTGAAGTGAAATTGCCTGTGCGCTTTGATACGCGTTTTTTTGTTACACGAGGAACAGGGGAGTACCGGTCGTTTTGCGTTCATCATGGGGAACTGGATTGGGCCGGATGGAGAAGCCCGGGTGATGTACTGGAGGATATTCGAGCGGGACTGGAACAGGCGGCGTTGCCGACGCAAACGATGCTCGAAGCCCTGGCTGAGGCACCGAGTGTGGATTGGTGCCTCGAATACTTGGACGTTCCGCAAATTCCCCTCACTTGA